The following proteins come from a genomic window of Rutidosis leptorrhynchoides isolate AG116_Rl617_1_P2 chromosome 10, CSIRO_AGI_Rlap_v1, whole genome shotgun sequence:
- the LOC139870690 gene encoding uncharacterized mitochondrial protein AtMg00810-like produces MEDERIAKNPISVNHRITPKNTGAKVNPTLYRVIIGSLMYLTASRPDIMFTTYLCARYQAHPNVNHMLVAKKIMHYLKGTLSLGLWYPHKDGFELTSYSDSDYGGCKRDFKSTSGVNHSKTKHIGIKYHFLRGCYEKKLIDVLQIGTTTQCADLFTKDFDRPRFLFLLNVLGVKYRAEVVSDKELLK; encoded by the exons ATGGAAGATGAACGAATTGCTAAGAATCCTATATCGGTGAATCACAGGATTACACCAAAAAATACCGGGGCAAAAGTCAACCCGACCCTATATAGAGTTATTATTGGTTCATTGATGTATCTTACGGCGTCACGCCCGGATATCATGTTCACGACTTATTTATGTGCTCGTTATCAAGCACATCCGAATGTGAATCATATGTTAGTTGCGAAGAAGATCATGCATTATCTTAAGGGAACTCTAAGTTTGGGCTTATGGTATCCACATAAGGATGGGTTCGAGTTAACATCgtatagtgattctgactatggaggctgcaaaagagattttaaatctaCCTCAGGAG TTAACCATtcaaagaccaaacacatagggatcaaGTACCATTTTCTTAGGGGCTGCTATGAAAAGAAACTAATAGATGTCCTACAAATAGGTACCACAACCCAATGTGCTGATTTGTTTACAAAGGATTTTGACCGACCACGTTTCCTATTTTTGTTGAATGTGCTAGGAGTGAAATATAGGGCGGAGGTTGTGTCCGATAAGGAGTTATTGAAGTAA